The segment CTCGCTTGCGAGGTGCAGCGGCGTGTAGGCCCCGATGCGGGTGATGGCGCCGACATCCGCGCCCGCCTCGAGGAGCAGCCCGGCCAGGTCGGCGTTCGCGGCGCGCGCCGCCCAGTGGAGCGCGGTCATGCCGTCGCCCTGCGGCGCGTTCACGTCCGCGCCATCGGCCAGGAGCGCCCGCACGGCCGCGAGGTCGCCGGTCATCGCCGCGTCGGCGACCGGCGAATCGGGCGTGAGCGCGCCGCTCAGAAGCACGGCCAGCAGCGCGACCGCCGGCGGCTTCATCGCCGCGGCCATCCGGTGGCGACCGTCCCGCTTCACGAGCCGGCCGCGCTCGCGTCGGGGGCGGCGAGCGACAGGGTGCCGGTGCTGTCGCCGAACTGCTCGACGTCTTCCAGCCCGAGCGTGTGCATGAGCGAGAGGAGGGCGTTCGCCATCGGCGTGCCCGCCGGCGCGCGCACGTGGAGTCCGCCGTCCAGCTTCCCGTTTGCGCCGCCGGCCACGAACAGGGGGCAGCGCTTGTGGTTGTGCACGTTGGGGTCGCCCATCGGCGAGCCGTAGATGACCATCGTCTTCTCGAGCAGATCCGTCTCACCGTCCATCGTGTTTTTCAGGCGCTCAAGCAGGTACGGGACCATCGACACGTGGAAGCGGTTGATCTGCGCGAAGTCGTCGATGTTCCCCTCGTCGGCGCCATGGTGCGAGGCGGGGTGGAACGGCTTGTCGACGCCGCTCTCCGGGAAGACGCGGGCCGACGAGTCGCGCCCGAGCTTGAAGGAGAACACGCGCGTCATGTCGGACTCGAAGGCGAGCGCCTGGAGGTCGAACATCAGCTGCACGTGCTCGACGAACGAGTCGGGCACGCCGGCCGGCGCCTCGGGCAGCGCCCGCTCCTCGCCGCTCCGGTTCTGCGTCTCGACCCGCTCGATGCGCCGCTCGATCTCCCGCACGTTGTCGAGGTAGCGGTCGAGCCGGCGGACGTCGACGGGCCCCAGCTCGCGGCGGAGTTCGCCGATGCGGCCCGAGATGAAGTCGAGCACGCTCCGGTTTGCCCGGCGGCGGGCGGCGCGTTCCTCCGCGCTCCCCCCGGCGCCGAACAACTGGTCGAACGCGACCCGCGGATCGCGGATCATCGGCAGCGGCTCCGTCGGCGACGCCCAGCTGATCGTGTCCGTGTACACGCACGCGTAGCCGTACGCGCAGCCCCCCGACTGGTCCACGTTCTCGATGCAGAGCTGCATGGACGGAATCGGCGTGTCCTGCCCGAAGCGCTGAGCGTAGAGCTGATCCATCGACGTCCCGGCCAGGATGTCCGAGCCCTCCGTCTGCCGGGGGTGGGACTGGGTCAGGAAGGTCGCGCTCGAGCGGAAGTGGTCGCCGCCGATCTCCTTGGGGATCCGGGCTTCCGCCGCCTCGATGTCGGTGTCGCTGATGATCGTGAGCCGGTCCCGGAACGGTTCGAGGGAGGCGAGTGCTCCGGTGCTCAAGTCGAAGTCACGGCCGGTCTGCAGCGGCGACCAGTAGCCGCGCGACGCGCCGTACGCGGTCGAGCCCGCGGCGCCGTGCACCATCTCGATCGCGATCAGCCGCGTCGGGTCCGCGGGGCGGATCGATCCCCACAGCCGTCCGGCGGGAACCATGGCGTCCAGCATCGGAAGCGCCACCGTGGCCCCGACTCCGCGGAGGAAGGTGCGGCGCGGAATGTGCTTTCCCGTGATGATGTCCATCTGGATCACGTCCCCTGGTTGTCTTGTTCGACGATGGCGCCGCCCCGGCTCATGAGGAAGGCCGGGCTCTCCGCCACGCCGAGGATGAAGGCGGACATGCGGTAGTCCTCCGCCTCGGCGCGGCGCGTAATCCGGCGCACGGTCGGCATGTCGAAGTACTCGACGCGGCGCCCGAGCGCGTAGGCCATGAGGCTCTCGGTAAAGGACCGCGCCAGCGATTCGCGCCGCGTGAGGAGGGCGGTTCGGAGGTCGGCCGGCCCCGAGAGCGGCGTCCCGTCGTACAGGTCGCCGCTGGGGTCGACCGTGCGCCCCTGGTCGTTGATCCGGTACGCGCCCGTCACGTCGAAGTTCTCGAGCGCGAGCCCCAGCGGATCGATGACGCGGTGGCAGGAGCGGCAGGCCGGGCTCGCGCGGTGCATCTCCAGCCGCTCGCGCACGGTGAGGAAGCGCCCCTCCTCGGCCTCGTCGATCGCCTCGAGATCCGGCACGTCCGGCGGCGGCGGGGGCGGCGGCGTCCCGAACAGGACCTCCATGATCCACTTGCCGCGCAGCACGGGCGAGGTCCGGTTCGCGTGCGAGGTCGAGGTGAGGATGCTCCCGTGCGCCAGTACGCCGCGGCGGATGTCGTCGGGATAGCCGACCTTCCGGAAGTGGGTGCCGGCCACGCCGGAGATCCCGTAGTGCCGCGCGAGCCGCTCGTTGACGAAGGTGTAGTCCGCCGTCAGCAGTTCGAAGAAGCTGCGGTCCTCCCGCACCACGTGCTCGAACAGCAACTCCGTCTCGCGCCGCATGTCGCGGGCGAGTTGCTCATAGAAGTCGGGGAAGCGGAGCGCGTCCGGGTGGACGTTGTCGAGATCCTGCAGCCGCAGCCACTGCGCGGCGAATCGCGTCGCGAGCCCCTCGGCGTTCGCGTGCGCGAGCATGCGGCGGACCTGCGCCTCCACGCCGGCCGCGTCGTCGAGCCCGCCCGTCCGGGCCGCCTCGATGAGCGCTTCGTCCGGCGGCATCCCCCACAGGAAGAAGGCGAGCCGGGAAGCGAGATCGAACGGCGCGATGCGGTACGGTCCCTCGGTCCCGGCGCCCGCGGGCGGTTCCTCGAAGCGGAAGATGAAGTCCGGGCTCGCGAGGATGCCCTGGAGCGCCGTCCGGATGCCGACCTCGAAGCCGCCCTCCGCCACCCCGGCGTCGTACAGGGCGAGGAGCGGGTCGATGTCCGCCGCGTCCACCGGCCGCCGGTAGGCCTGCGCCGCCAGCCGCTCGACGATCTCCCCGGCACAGAGGCGCCCGGCCGCCTCGTCCCCGGTGTCCGGCCGGCACGTCAGCACGCGCGCCCGCGTCGGCGTCTCCGATACTCCCGACACGCCGAACGGCCCCCGGACCGTGAGGTCGCGGAGGTGGGCGACGACCGTGATCCCGTGCGAATAGCCGATCTTTTTGTCCGCCAGACTCCATTCGTGCGGTGAGACCAGGTCTTCGATCGGCCCGTCGAAGCGCTTGATGAAGGCGGCGGACACGCGGTGCGGTCCCGCCGTCACGTGAATCGGCTCCGTCTCGACCTGAACCCCGTTGGGATCCTGCCGGTGCATCCAGCGATCGATGTCGATGAGCGCGCGCCGCTCCCCGTCCACGGAGAGTTCGACCTGCTCGTCGAAGGGCGTCGTCTGGCCGAAGAAGTTCCCGGTCGACTCGTGCTGGAAGGCGAGTCGGAAGACGTAGTCGCCGTCCGCGGTGAAGTTGTGCACGACGGAGATCCCGCCGCGCGTGCCGATCGGCGTGCCCGGCACGTGCTGCCGCTGCTCCGCGTAGCGGGACACCTCGTATTCCGTCTCGCTCGCCGTCACGGTCGGGTCTCCGAGCGCGAGCCGGCTGATCTCGCTCGCGGCGGTCAGGTATCCCTCGAGCAGCGTGGCGGAGAGGTTCTGAACGTCCGCGATGTTGTCGAAGCCCGCGCTGATCGTCTCGTTCGGCAGGTAGGCGGAGGCGTCGATTTCGAGCCCGAGGAGCGCCCGGATCGAGCGCTCGTACTCCGCCCGGTTCAGGCGCTGGAAGGAGCGCACGCCGGGGTCGGGGCGGTCGGCCGCCGCGGCATCGACCCGCGCTTCGAGCGTCTCGGCGAGTTCGAGCAGATCCTGGGGCGGGGGAC is part of the Candidatus Palauibacter scopulicola genome and harbors:
- a CDS encoding DUF1552 domain-containing protein, whose amino-acid sequence is MDIITGKHIPRRTFLRGVGATVALPMLDAMVPAGRLWGSIRPADPTRLIAIEMVHGAAGSTAYGASRGYWSPLQTGRDFDLSTGALASLEPFRDRLTIISDTDIEAAEARIPKEIGGDHFRSSATFLTQSHPRQTEGSDILAGTSMDQLYAQRFGQDTPIPSMQLCIENVDQSGGCAYGYACVYTDTISWASPTEPLPMIRDPRVAFDQLFGAGGSAEERAARRRANRSVLDFISGRIGELRRELGPVDVRRLDRYLDNVREIERRIERVETQNRSGEERALPEAPAGVPDSFVEHVQLMFDLQALAFESDMTRVFSFKLGRDSSARVFPESGVDKPFHPASHHGADEGNIDDFAQINRFHVSMVPYLLERLKNTMDGETDLLEKTMVIYGSPMGDPNVHNHKRCPLFVAGGANGKLDGGLHVRAPAGTPMANALLSLMHTLGLEDVEQFGDSTGTLSLAAPDASAAGS
- a CDS encoding DUF1592 domain-containing protein, translated to MKRLAIALSCIALWGLISTFPGGSSLSAPLPAQAHEFIPDTIPQTIVNQVCTNCHNDTRVLGNLTLDGFEVEMAHLEAETAEKMIRKLRAGMMPPPGIRRPPPQDLLELAETLEARVDAAAADRPDPGVRSFQRLNRAEYERSIRALLGLEIDASAYLPNETISAGFDNIADVQNLSATLLEGYLTAASEISRLALGDPTVTASETEYEVSRYAEQRQHVPGTPIGTRGGISVVHNFTADGDYVFRLAFQHESTGNFFGQTTPFDEQVELSVDGERRALIDIDRWMHRQDPNGVQVETEPIHVTAGPHRVSAAFIKRFDGPIEDLVSPHEWSLADKKIGYSHGITVVAHLRDLTVRGPFGVSGVSETPTRARVLTCRPDTGDEAAGRLCAGEIVERLAAQAYRRPVDAADIDPLLALYDAGVAEGGFEVGIRTALQGILASPDFIFRFEEPPAGAGTEGPYRIAPFDLASRLAFFLWGMPPDEALIEAARTGGLDDAAGVEAQVRRMLAHANAEGLATRFAAQWLRLQDLDNVHPDALRFPDFYEQLARDMRRETELLFEHVVREDRSFFELLTADYTFVNERLARHYGISGVAGTHFRKVGYPDDIRRGVLAHGSILTSTSHANRTSPVLRGKWIMEVLFGTPPPPPPPDVPDLEAIDEAEEGRFLTVRERLEMHRASPACRSCHRVIDPLGLALENFDVTGAYRINDQGRTVDPSGDLYDGTPLSGPADLRTALLTRRESLARSFTESLMAYALGRRVEYFDMPTVRRITRRAEAEDYRMSAFILGVAESPAFLMSRGGAIVEQDNQGT